Proteins encoded by one window of Crassostrea angulata isolate pt1a10 chromosome 9, ASM2561291v2, whole genome shotgun sequence:
- the LOC128163674 gene encoding uncharacterized protein LOC128163674: protein MFLPRPQFHVNYYGGLNRDGAWFNYNKVIGYCETNVHDHVNFGADNNVGNNDQSCVPVTQNRKGKKKNKKAKKNIPEVNGQLEGDQFYISKSQDQSAHPSRTEKIVEECLNSPRLAINKNRNRSLIDAYKPSETSRNELIKELQDHLNIGLNSGSKNAVTVTSEYKSNENEEHQMEKGKICPQNNQKQPQHLEQDNHTVGVDSSEARVPSHRVSVTRDPVNAQRIQQCEQAKLMARYASDKTGISLTDIYTGRISVTEKPKVKPEVYEEKDTWQPTANTREKNETVCFTQPVANPEWNDKKVGFYDNGSSSSDWTTSSSGCETEEPITLEEVREHMCYYVLCCGLCID, encoded by the exons ATGTTTCTGCCGCGGCCGCAATTTCACGTCAATTACTACGGCGGCCTGAACAGAGATGGAGCGTGGTTTAATTATAACAAAGTTATAGGTTACTGCGAAACAAATGTCCATGATCATGTCAACTTTGGTGCAGACAACAACGTGGGTAACAATGACCAAAGCTGTGTCCCCGTTACTCAGAACAGGAAaggaaagaaaaagaataaaaaggcGAAAAAGAATATCCCAGAGGTCAATGGCCAGCTTGAGGGGGATCAGTTTTATATCTCCAAGTCTCAAGATCAAAGCGCTCACCCTTCACGAACGGAAAAGATCGTGGAGGAATGTTTAAACTCGCCGCGGTTGGCCATCAACAAGAATCGAAATCGTAGCCTCATAGATGCCTATAAGCCGTCAGAAACAAGCAGAAATGAACTCATCAAGGAACTTCAAGATCATCTTAATATTGGCTTAAATTCTGGCAGTAAAAATGCAGTAACTGTTACTTCTGAAtacaaatcaaatgaaaatgaagAACACCAAATGGAAAAAGGTAAGATTTGCCCGCAAAATAATCAGAAACAACCCCAACATCTAGAACAAGACAACCATACAGTGGGGGTTGATAGCAGTGAGGCCAGAGTCCCCTCTCACAGGGTGTCGGTCACTCGTGATCCGGTGAACGCCCAGAGGATTCAGCAGTGTGAACAGGCAAAGCTAATGGCACGATACGCCTCGGACAAAACCGGGATATCTTTGACCGACATCTACACGGGTAGGATATCCGTCACAgaaaaaccgaaagtgaaaccgGAAGTTTATGAAGAGAAGGATACATGGCAACCAACAGCGAACACGCGGGAGAAAAACGAGACTGTTTGTTTTACCCAGCCCGTGGCAAACCCAGAATG GAATGACAAGAAGGTTGGCTTTTACGATAATGGCAGCTCATCTTCTGACTGGACAACATCGAGTTCCGGTTGTGAGACGGAGGAACCAATCACGTTAGAGGAAGTGCGCGAGCACATGTGTTATTACGTTCTCTGCTGCGGACTTTGCATTGACTGA
- the LOC128164300 gene encoding uncharacterized protein LOC128164300: MMSDSDVMSRSDGRMASATSSFMYVPFGFTSKTQYDANESLIQIRSENFSKLVPEKDNDIWKRPPPDFRPQVFAPKPPKRNSRDAMRPENYGTFPGKHVTVKRPVRNVIPHMLRPAKPDEGRMSLRFHIDRPFTAKKKFVREGMYKAGQFKNPQPHDFRGYPPIKKLGLDEFMTEYEKDPYSIHFHTGRLNIIHGLPLEKATDRDTRGRQMAPPRTPDKKYDADLILSKGAWPTKPGELNRHRPRHRPAHSAFMDRVDRTLQHQWAREKMDESLQNTVT; this comes from the exons ATGATGAGTGACAGTGACGTCATGTCACGCAGTGACGGGCGAATGGCGAGCGCGACCAGCTCCTTCATGTATGTCCCTTTTGGTTTCACGTCCAAGACCCAGTATGATGCCAACGAATCCCTCATCCAGATCAGGAGTGAGAATTTTTCGAAGCTCGTGCCCGAGAAAGACAATGATATTTGGAAACGCCCACCTCCTGACTTTCGACCACAGGTGTTTGCACCAAAACCACCAAAGAGGAACTCCCGGGACGCCATGAGGCCAGAAAACTACGGAACGTTTCCCGGTAAACACGTGACGGTCAAGAGACCCGTTCGAAATGTAATTCCCCATATGCTGCGACCGGCAAAGCCCGATGAGGGCCGAATGTCCCTAAGGTTCCATATCGATAGACCATTCACCGCAAAGAAAAAGTTCGTCCGCGAAGGAATGTACAAAGCTGGACAATTCAAGAACCCGCAGCCACACGATTTTAGAGGT TACCCACCAATTAAAAAACTTGGACTGGATGAATTTATGACAGAGTACGAGAAAGACCCATACAGCATTCATTTCCATACAGGCAGACTGAACATAA TTCACGGACTTCCACTTGAGAAGGCCACGGATCGAGACACTCGTGGCCGACAGATGGCGCCACCTAGAACCCCGGATAAAAAGTACGACGCTGATTTGATATTATCCAAGGGTGCTTGGCCAACGAAACCAGGCGAGCTAAAC AGACACCGCCCCCGCCATAGACCTGCACACTCAGCCTTCATGGACCGAGTGGACCGCACCCTACAGCATCAGTGGGCCAGAGAGAAAATGGACGAGAGCCTCCAAAACACAGTCACGTGA
- the LOC128163505 gene encoding calcitonin gene-related peptide type 1 receptor-like produces MQRHLVVMHLVCVWVLLIQICIRCSAERHKVTRALYCRSHVRFHNTADNFRLHACASCFNFLFYFLNPRLNTSNDDPQLAFIYNGNLINLKSWDFRNHSVQNSVCSYLSNDECQRWLSCCQSADSCCERQLSLPAEVNNTCGRIWDGWLCWNDAASGSHNYNSCPLFVPFFTQSREAIKRCGKDGQWIQKTVYSPCLQKEELETTIFIGLGCSVTSVVFLIPSIIILLQYKLLRKQHRIRLHVNLFLSLTFKEVMEILWDMLVTYDKVTSTEVFETTLMKNRVGCKLLSFLKIYFKCCCFTWMFAEGFYLHRLMSNAFSPPRSLTPVYILGWTVPLLSSSIYGILRGVYSNESCWAYGFYNLEWIFDAPNVIFLVLNLIFLSNILRILMTQLQSHPNEPGNFRKAVKATFILIPLFGIQLFVTIYRVPISKEGALEYERVTVIINHTQGFFVAMVFCFLNAEVISNLRRSLRHQIRDTSFSMSKRLNHTTHHTLSVRSECDGAKDYHQSNHSFLETGQETEEIELKETSLLNGPPTAKSEFYE; encoded by the exons ATGCAGCGTCATTTAGTAGTCATGCATCTTGTTTGTGTCTGGGTCCTTTTAATACAG atttgTATACGATGTTCAGCTGAAAGGCACAAAGTGACCCGTGCATTGTACTGTAGATCCCATGTCCGTTTTCACAATACTGCGGACAACTTCCGGTTACATGCGTGCGCATCTTGTTTTAATTTCCTGTTCTACTTCTTGAACCCTAGACTAAATACATCCAACGATGACCCACAGTTAGCTTTTATTTACAACGGTAACCTCATCAATCTAAAGTCCTGGGACTTCAGAAATCACTCAGTCCAGAACAGTGTTTGTTCGTACTTGTCAAACGACGAATGTCAGCGCTGGCTATCATGTTGTCAATCAGCAGATTCATGTTGTGAGCGACAGCTGTCACTTCCGGCGGAAGTTAACAACACGTGTGGACGGATCTGGGACGGATGGCTTTGTTGGAATGACGCTGCATCCGGTTCACACAACTACAATTCCTGCCCTCTATTTGTACCATTCTTTACTCAGTCGC gAGAGGCAATTAAAAGATGCGGAAAAGACGGTCAGTGGATACAGAAAACGGTCTACAGCCCCTGTCTACAGAAAGAG GAATTGGAGACGACGATATTTATTGGACTTGGCTGCAGTGTGACCAGTGTAGTGTTTTTGATACCTTCcattatcattttattacaATACAA GCTTCTCAGAAAGCAACATCGAATCCGACTCCACGTGAACTTGTTTTTGTCCTTGACCTTCAAAGAGGTCATGGAGATATTATGGGACATGCTGGTCACTTACGACAAGGTCACGAGTACCGAGGTGTTTGAGACCACGCTGATGAAGAACAGG GTGGGCTGTAAGCTGCTGTCTTTCCTGAAGATCTACTTTAAGTGCTGTTGTTTCACCTGGATGTTCGCCGAGGGCTTCTACCTCCACCGTCTGATGTCCAACGCCTTCTCTCCCCCGCGCTCCCTGACCCCCGTGTACATACTGGGCTGGACCGTGCCCCTCCTGTCCTCGTCTATATATGGAATTCTAAGAGGCGTCTATAGCAACGAAAG TTGTTGGGCCTATGGATTTTACAATCTGGAGTGGATATTTGACGCACCAAACGTAATTTTCCTGGTG CTCAACTTGATTTTTCTGTCAAACATTCTACGCATCCTGATGACTCAACTACAGTCTCATCCAAACGAGCCAGGGAACTTTAG GAAAGCAGTGAAGGCCACGTTTATTTTGATCCCGTTGTTTGGGATCCAGCTGTTTGTGACGATATACAGAGTCCCCATCAGTAAGGAGGGTGCTCTGGAATACGAGCGAGTCACAGTCATCATCAACCACACACAG GGCTTTTTCGTGGCCATGGTATTTTGCTTTCTGAATGCAGAG gtGATCTCTAACCTTCGAAGAAGTTTACGTCATCAAATACGAGATACGTCATTTTCAATGTCTAAACGTTTAAATCACACAACTCACCATACGTTATCTGTCAGATCAGAATGTGATGGTGCAAAAGACTACCACCAGTCCAATCACTCGTTTCTAGAGACTGGTCAAGAAACAGAGGAAATCGAGCTTAAGGAAACCTCTCTACTGAACGGACCACCGACGGCCAAATCTGaattttatgaatga